The genomic DNA TGTCCCTGGCGCCGGGCGCGCGCATCTGGCGGCGCTCGGCCGCGTAGGCGCTGGCCTTTTGCCATGCGGCTTCCAGGAGGCCGATGCCCTGCAGGCCCACGTGCAGGCGCGCCGCGTTCATCATCACGAACATGGCGTTGAGGCCCTTGTTCGGCTCGCCCACCAGCCAGCCGGTGGCGTCGTCAAAGCGCATCACGCAGGTGGGGCTGCCGTGCAGGCCCATCTTTTCTTCGATGCGCTCGCACACCACGGCGTTGCGGCTTCCATCTTGAAGAATCTTGGGCACCAGGAACAGCGACAGGCCCTTGGGCCCCGCAGGCGCATCGGGCAGGCGCGCCAGCACCAGGTGCACGATGTTGTCGGTCAGGTCGTGCTCGCCGCCGGAGATAAAGATCTTGCTGCCGTTCACCCGCGCGCTGCCATCGGGCTGCGGCACCCCACGTGTGCGCACCAGGCCCAGGTCGCTGCCCGCGTGGGCTTCGGTCAGGCACATGGTGGCCAGCCATTCGCCGGTGGCGACTTTCTCCAGGTATTGCGCCTTGAGTTCGTCGCTGGCGTGGTGTTTGATGCATTCGTACGCGCCGTGCAGCAGGCCGGGGGCCATGGTCCAGCCGTGGTTGGCGCCGGCCAGCCATTCGAACAGCACACATTCGAGCACCGCAGGCAGGCCCTGGCCGCCGTCCTCGGGCGCGCATGACAGCGACGGCCAGCCCGCCTGCCAGAAGGCCTGGTAGGCGTCGCGGAAGCCTGCGGGCGTGCGCACCTGGCCTGCGTCGAAGCGGCAGCCTTCTTCGTCGCCGCCGCGCTGCAGCGGGGCGATGGCGCTGTCCACAAACTTGGCGGCTTCGTCGAGCACCTGCGCGGCCAGCTCGCCATCGGTGTCCGCAAACGGGGGCAGCGCCTGCCAGCGGCTGGGCGCCTGCAGCACATGGGTCAGCAGATGCTGGATGTCGGCAAGGGCTTGGCGTGCTTGCATGGTTTGCTCTTGTTCTGATAGCTATTGGCGCTTGATGGACGCGCGGTAGCGGCTGTTTTTGCTTGAAATCCTGGTCGGCCAGCGGCAGCCCGTTCACACTGATCCGGTCGAACGGACTGCGCGGGTGGCATGCCCAGGCTTCGACAGGCTCAGCCTGAACGGGTGGGAATGGCTGCGCGCCCTCGCGCCGCGTTGCGCACTGCCCGTGATACCGGCGCGGCCCCGGCCAGCGCCACCGTGGAGCTGGCTTCGCCAGGCCACGGGTGGCGTCCCCCTCAGGGGGAAGCGGCGAAGCCGCTCAGGGGGAGCTCAGGAATCCGCGGTGAAGCCGATCTTCTTGATCAGCGGGCCCCAGGTGTCGTACTCGGCCTTCTGCCAGCGCGCCTGCTCCTCGGGCGTGGAGCCGTGGGGCATCAGGCCCACGATGGCCAGGCTGTCGATGACCGACTTTTCCTTCAGCGCCGCGTTGATGGCGGCGTTGGCGGCGGCGATCACCGGCTTGGGCGTGGCGGCGGGGGCGTAGAAGCCAAACCATTCCTCGGTCGTCAGCTC from Acidovorax sp. A79 includes the following:
- a CDS encoding acyl-CoA dehydrogenase family protein: MQARQALADIQHLLTHVLQAPSRWQALPPFADTDGELAAQVLDEAAKFVDSAIAPLQRGGDEEGCRFDAGQVRTPAGFRDAYQAFWQAGWPSLSCAPEDGGQGLPAVLECVLFEWLAGANHGWTMAPGLLHGAYECIKHHASDELKAQYLEKVATGEWLATMCLTEAHAGSDLGLVRTRGVPQPDGSARVNGSKIFISGGEHDLTDNIVHLVLARLPDAPAGPKGLSLFLVPKILQDGSRNAVVCERIEEKMGLHGSPTCVMRFDDATGWLVGEPNKGLNAMFVMMNAARLHVGLQGIGLLEAAWQKASAYAAERRQMRAPGARDTSLIQDHPAIRRILHTQRAWIDGGRVLAYHTALQLDVAKHSTDAAARAAAQRWCALVTPVLKAALTDQGFHGASACLQVFGGHGYVREWGIEQIVRDARVAMIYEGTNEIQAIDLLVRKVLADGGQGLGALLGSLPGAAPSTAASARRHALVEITQALAAAAQSDPELPYWVADDYLRAVTLVLLEWAWGQIGAASPRERGSEPTSATDRWTAPAQAFALWVLPEFDLRTGILRQRIAHALESRPQEATGAQPICASSS